Proteins from a genomic interval of Candidatus Eisenbacteria bacterium:
- a CDS encoding AAA family ATPase has product MGTMDLAAPSIDAESLASVLSEIAEAASETFELQEVFDRVATSVRRVIPFDHMGVVRILDGEWAVKHATTLGAACGAGSEAGAAERRSGPPSEEPSCTEPRPLTSWSPRLRPRPGSIARIDDAKTQLDPAFPGDAEILKAGVRSTLWEPFRTGGAFSGGVWLSSYRSHAFADEHQEMLRPIAALLGSAVEHWRIWDVERRRRDRLDRIETLLGMLAESLDVREVFQRLSVGMQPILPHDMMCLTELDVRARTICITASAGSADISPPTQAVALTEQEVERRVDFEIIRDIPAEVAPDTERHRLIISSGMRSWLRVPVWLSGEVRGGLSFFHREPSRYGWEDTEVAIRLADRVALMLSHERLAEEARIAAESRERADRLEATVETLERELESRQQRRIVGVSRSWKENLLAVGRVASSETTVLITGESGTGKEVISNMIHQGSPRAGKPFVAINCAALPEQLLESELFGHEKGAFTGAIATKIGRIEQAAGGTLFLDEIAEMSPMVQAKFLRVLEEREFQRLGGTRTLKADMRVVAATNRDLAASIARQAFREDLYYRLNVFQVHISPLRERPDDILPLAEAFLEDLGRTMGRPAAGISRDARGWLLSYPWPGNVRELRNAIERAILLCDGGLITREHLPSAAALPSAAARPETTPGAGINGSPNTVASLPPNGVNLEDVERGLVEKALDQAKGNKSRAARLLGLTRAQFYSRLEKYGVR; this is encoded by the coding sequence ATGGGAACTATGGACCTCGCCGCTCCCTCGATCGACGCTGAGTCCTTAGCCAGCGTTCTTTCCGAGATCGCCGAGGCCGCCTCGGAGACGTTCGAGCTCCAGGAGGTCTTCGACCGGGTCGCGACCTCCGTGCGCAGGGTTATCCCGTTCGACCACATGGGTGTCGTCCGGATCCTCGACGGCGAGTGGGCGGTCAAGCACGCGACCACCCTCGGCGCCGCCTGTGGCGCAGGATCGGAGGCGGGGGCGGCGGAGCGGCGATCGGGGCCCCCTTCCGAGGAGCCGTCCTGCACGGAGCCCCGCCCCTTGACGAGTTGGTCACCGCGTCTTCGTCCCCGGCCCGGGTCCATCGCCCGAATCGACGATGCCAAGACCCAGCTCGATCCGGCTTTTCCCGGGGACGCCGAGATCCTCAAGGCGGGCGTACGATCGACCCTCTGGGAGCCGTTCCGCACCGGGGGAGCCTTCAGCGGCGGCGTCTGGCTCAGTTCCTACCGCTCGCACGCGTTCGCCGACGAGCACCAGGAAATGCTGCGGCCGATTGCCGCGTTGTTGGGCTCGGCGGTCGAGCACTGGCGGATCTGGGACGTCGAGCGCCGCCGCCGGGACCGGCTGGACCGGATCGAGACGCTGCTGGGAATGCTCGCCGAGTCGCTCGACGTGCGCGAGGTCTTCCAGCGCCTCTCCGTCGGGATGCAGCCAATCTTGCCGCACGACATGATGTGCCTGACCGAGTTGGACGTGCGGGCCCGTACGATCTGCATCACGGCGTCCGCAGGCAGCGCCGATATCTCGCCGCCGACCCAGGCGGTCGCGCTCACCGAGCAGGAGGTGGAGCGGCGGGTGGATTTCGAAATCATTCGTGACATCCCCGCCGAGGTCGCCCCCGACACGGAGCGGCATCGTCTCATCATCTCTTCGGGCATGCGATCCTGGCTTCGGGTCCCGGTTTGGCTGTCGGGAGAAGTCAGGGGAGGCCTCAGCTTCTTTCACCGGGAGCCCTCACGCTACGGCTGGGAGGATACGGAAGTCGCGATCCGACTCGCCGACCGCGTCGCTCTGATGCTCTCGCACGAGCGGCTTGCCGAGGAGGCTCGGATTGCCGCGGAGTCCCGGGAGCGTGCCGATAGGCTCGAGGCGACGGTGGAAACGCTCGAGCGGGAATTGGAATCGCGGCAGCAGCGCCGGATCGTCGGCGTTTCGCGATCATGGAAGGAGAACCTGCTTGCTGTCGGGCGCGTGGCTTCTTCAGAAACGACCGTGCTCATCACGGGGGAGTCGGGGACAGGCAAGGAAGTGATCTCCAACATGATCCACCAAGGCTCCCCGCGCGCCGGCAAGCCGTTCGTCGCGATCAATTGCGCGGCGCTCCCCGAACAGCTTCTCGAGTCGGAGCTGTTCGGACACGAGAAGGGGGCGTTTACCGGCGCGATCGCGACCAAGATCGGCCGCATCGAGCAGGCCGCGGGAGGAACGCTGTTCCTTGACGAGATCGCTGAGATGAGTCCGATGGTTCAGGCGAAATTTCTCCGTGTCCTCGAGGAGCGTGAGTTCCAGCGTCTGGGTGGGACCCGCACGCTCAAAGCCGACATGCGCGTCGTCGCCGCCACGAACCGCGACCTGGCGGCGAGCATCGCGCGGCAGGCGTTTCGGGAGGACCTTTACTACCGCCTCAATGTGTTCCAGGTCCACATCTCGCCGCTGCGCGAGCGGCCCGACGATATTCTGCCGCTTGCCGAGGCTTTCCTCGAGGATCTGGGGAGGACCATGGGCCGACCCGCCGCGGGGATCTCCCGGGACGCGCGCGGATGGCTGCTGAGCTACCCCTGGCCGGGGAACGTCCGCGAGCTACGCAACGCGATCGAGCGGGCAATTCTGTTGTGCGACGGGGGCCTGATCACGCGCGAGCATCTCCCTTCGGCGGCGGCTCTTCCCTCGGCGGCGGCCCGCCCCGAGACGACCCCGGGCGCGGGAATCAACGGCTCGCCGAACACGGTGGCGTCGCTCCCTCCGAACGGCGTGAATCTCGAAGATGTGGAGCGTGGTCTGGTCGAGAAGGCCCTCGATCAGGCCAAGGGCAACAAGTCCAGGGCCGCCCGCCTCCTCGGTCTGACGCGCGCCCAGTTCTACTCACGCCTCGAAAAGTACGGGGTCCGCTAG